GATCGCCGGCGGGACGGTGACGCTGACCGCCGCCGGCGACGGCGTCGACGCGGCCACCGACATCGTGCTCACCGGCGGCGACCTGACGGTACGGGCGGGCGGCGGGCACGGCGTCACGGCCGCCGGCGACACCTCGGCGAAGGGCCTCAAGTCCGGGGTGATCACCGTGCTGGAGGGCGGCAGCACGACGATCGACGCCGCCGACGACGCGATCCACAGCGACGGCGCCGTCCACTTCACCGGCGCGAAGGTCACCGTGGCCAGCGGCGGCGACGGCGTGCACGCCGAGGGCCAGCAGATCGTCGACGGCGGCTCGCTCGACGTGACCACGTCCGACGAGGGCCTGGAGGCGGCCGACTTCGTCCTCAACTCGGGCACCGTGCACGTCGTCGCCAGCGACGACGGCGTCAACGCGGCCGGTGGCTCCGGCACCACCACCGCCGGCACCGGTGGCGGGGGCGGCGGCTTCGGGGGCGGGCCGGGCGGGGGCGGCGACGAGGTCGGACCGTACAAGTGGACGGTGAACGGCGGCACCCTGATCGTCGACGCGGGCGGGGACGGGCTGGACTCCAACGGGACGGCCTCGATCACCGGCGGGACCGTCGTCGTCAACGGGCCGGAGGGCAACGGCAACGGGGCGCTCGACGTGAACGGCACCTTCACGATCAGTGGCGGCACCCTGCTGGCGGCGGGCAGCGCGGGCATGGTGGTCTCGCCGGGCACCGACTCCGCGCAGGGCTGGATCTCCGCGTCGCTGGCCAGCGCGGTGCCGGCCGGCACCACCGTGCAGATCGCGGACGGTGACGGGAACCTGATCGCCACCTATGTGACGAGCAAGACCATCCAGAGCGTGGTCTTCTCCTCCTCGAAGATCAGGAGTGGTTCCGGCTACACCGTCTACACCGGTGGCAGCGCGAGCGGCAGCAGCACCGGTGGGCTGTCCGCGGGCGGCACGCTCGGCGCGGCCACCAAGATCACCACGGTGACCGCGGACCAGGCGGCGGCCGGGGGCGGCGGGTTCGGGGGCGGGCACGGGCCGCGCTGATTCCGGTACGCCACGGGCCGCTCCCTCGCCAGGCGGGGGAGCGGCCCGTCGCGTACCCGAAAAGGTGTTGATCCTCGGCAATCGCGATCAACCGCGGCATCCGGCGTGCGAGTATCCGCGAGCCGGACAAAAGCGGAGCATCTGGGAGGTCTCGTGGGCCGGATCGGGAAACGCCGCACGCCGCTGTGGGCTCGGCTCGGCATCGCCGTCGGCAGCCTCCTGCTCGCGCCGGCCCTGGTCACCGGCCAGGCGGCGGCCGGTTCCGGCGGTCCGGCGGCGGCGACCGGGTTCACCGGGCCGCTGAACCTGCTGCTCGTCGGCATCGACCCGCGCGACGATCACACCGCCCCGCTCGCCGACTCGATCATCGTGGCGCACATCCCGGCGGACCGGCACGGCGCGTTCCTCTTCTCGATCCCGCG
This window of the Actinoplanes oblitus genome carries:
- a CDS encoding carbohydrate-binding domain-containing protein; translated protein: MRLRKKFVAAVSSAALAAVLLAGCSGGTGATAAEAATATAAVSTVDGTQKASAVLAADKTATTVGDVSTGDASVVTLAGGSASSDAGGVTVNGSTVTISKAGTYRITGTLTDGQIVVDAAGATVTLILDNASISSSTTAAVAATAVDSLVVMLADGTTNTLADAASYADDADVNAALFSAGDLGITGTGSLTVTGNGNDGITAKDGLVIRSGTVAVTAKDDGIRGKDYVVVDGGTITVTAGGDGIKADDTEDADSGYVAIAGGTVTLTAAGDGVDAATDIVLTGGDLTVRAGGGHGVTAAGDTSAKGLKSGVITVLEGGSTTIDAADDAIHSDGAVHFTGAKVTVASGGDGVHAEGQQIVDGGSLDVTTSDEGLEAADFVLNSGTVHVVASDDGVNAAGGSGTTTAGTGGGGGGFGGGPGGGGDEVGPYKWTVNGGTLIVDAGGDGLDSNGTASITGGTVVVNGPEGNGNGALDVNGTFTISGGTLLAAGSAGMVVSPGTDSAQGWISASLASAVPAGTTVQIADGDGNLIATYVTSKTIQSVVFSSSKIRSGSGYTVYTGGSASGSSTGGLSAGGTLGAATKITTVTADQAAAGGGGFGGGHGPR